A single genomic interval of Streptomyces sp. 1222.5 harbors:
- the fabI gene encoding enoyl-ACP reductase FabI, translated as MSGILEGKRILVTGVLMESSIAFHVAKLAQEQGAEIILTAFPRPTLTERIAKKLPKPTKVIELDVTNDEHLGRLADVVGEELGGLDGIVHSIGFAPQDALGGNFLNTPFESVSTAMHVSAFSLKSLTMACLPLMQNGGSVVGLTFDAQYAWPQYDWMGPAKAALEATNRYMARDLGKQNIRCNLISAGPIGSMAAKSIPGFGELASVWDTRSPLEWDLKDPEPAGKGVVALLSDWFPKTTGEIIHVDGGLHAIGA; from the coding sequence ATGAGCGGAATTCTCGAGGGCAAGCGCATCCTGGTCACGGGCGTGCTGATGGAGTCCTCCATCGCCTTCCACGTCGCCAAGCTGGCCCAGGAGCAGGGCGCCGAGATCATCCTGACCGCGTTCCCGCGGCCCACGCTGACCGAGCGCATCGCCAAGAAGCTGCCGAAGCCCACCAAGGTCATCGAGCTGGACGTCACGAACGACGAGCACCTCGGCCGCCTGGCCGACGTCGTCGGCGAGGAGCTGGGCGGACTGGACGGCATCGTCCACTCCATCGGCTTCGCCCCGCAGGACGCGCTCGGCGGCAACTTCCTCAACACGCCGTTCGAGTCGGTCTCCACCGCCATGCACGTCTCGGCGTTCTCGCTGAAGTCGCTGACCATGGCCTGCCTGCCGCTGATGCAGAACGGCGGCTCGGTCGTCGGTCTCACCTTCGACGCCCAGTACGCCTGGCCGCAGTACGACTGGATGGGCCCGGCCAAGGCCGCCCTGGAGGCGACCAACCGCTACATGGCGCGTGACCTCGGCAAGCAGAACATCCGCTGCAACCTCATCTCCGCGGGCCCGATCGGCTCCATGGCCGCCAAGTCCATCCCGGGCTTCGGCGAGCTGGCGTCCGTGTGGGACACCCGCTCTCCGCTGGAGTGGGACCTGAAGGACCCGGAGCCGGCGGGCAAGGGTGTCGTCGCCCTGCTCAGCGACTGGTTCCCGAAGACCACGGGCGAGATCATCCACGTCGACGGCGGTCTGCACGCCATCGGCGCCTGA